In one window of Plasmodium berghei ANKA genome assembly, chromosome: 14 DNA:
- a CDS encoding BIR protein — protein sequence MSEQRMCGLFLEADKLFNGNNVKVDKINGSPAYKQYCPKNKTCSNSWESIGALSKYLFTKLYNNKSNYSEYVMMWLAHKLFNIINENEKEKANKITLSSAYDEYLKKYMGNFKHSNLIYNQRGLKDANLRYMRELYTLLNYICNTIADYNKFGAKSSNLSRYSVKCFNQYISLYNAFPKCDSYLYLLAKLKKIYEEFRIYAIGNDTGNNNLDKRIRKLTAYDGKDSYSLENFKAFDFNVPECKPKNKDNIPSARDKATKTTTIIPKSENQGGDQRSQKSTHKNKDEKLKVSESESQQQKNIQLPKLGDSSLKDEPQVLNLSSNDTDTQKSPNGQINRNSGPETSQDKINMPQKPKGNHYVFDLSTLEEYEKLFKTYIEEYKKYVTSSLNDIQKHLYDNIWPTLNKDYSTYADYYKNFNIMEYLKEVEANGPQKIETLKDKLPSKENGGEDILSLPDSETPELQNTKTQDPQTQISNGQGNNHSQESLSTPEIGSTSSEQEKILDVSSKKQLKSSDDYTNIMPNIDVKTGSIRVDVEKGTYEIGFLGNLFKGQKLVVYSVIVIAILVILAVMYKYLAFGRGKKAKKKKNMKKIIKLCDENNTEMLQYIH from the exons ATGAGCGAGCAAAGAATg TGTGGGTTATTTCTTGAAGCTGATAAGCTTTTTAATGGTAACAATGTTAAAGTGGATAAAATTAACGGATCCCCAGCATACAAACAATATTGCcccaaaaataaaacatgcTCAAATAGCTGGGAAAGTATTGGTGCTTTGAGCAAGTATTTATTTACGAAGttatacaataataaaagcaATTATTCTGAATATGTTATGATGTGGTTAGCTCATAAATTGTTTAATATAATCAATGagaatgaaaaagaaaaagctAATAAAATTACTTTAAGTTCGGCTTAtgatgaatatttaaagaaatatatggGTAATTTTAAACATTCGAatcttatatataatcaaaGGGGGTTGAAAGATGCTAATCTTAGGTATATGCGTGAATTGTATACGTTacttaattatatatgtaatacaATTGCAGACTATAATAAATTCGGCGCCAAAAGTAGTAACCTTTCTCGATATTCTGTCAAGTGTTTTAATCAATATATATCCCTTTACAATGCGTTTCCTAAATGTGATTCATATCTATATCTATTGgccaaattaaaaaaaatatatgaagaATTTAGAATTTATGCTATTGGGAACGATACtggtaataataatttagatAAACGGATTCGAAAACTTACAGCATATGATGGAAAAGATTCATATTCTCTGGAAAATTTTAAAGCATTTGACTTCAATGTTCCAGAATGTAAACccaaaaataaagataatattCCGAGTGCTCGAGATAAAGCAACAAAAACTACAACAATCATACCAAAGAGTGAAAATCAAGGGGGGGATCAAAGGAGTCAAAAGAGTAcccataaaaataaagatgaGAAATTAAAAGTTTCAGAGTCTGAATCTCAACAGCAGAAAAACATTCAATTGCCAAAACTTGGCGATTCTTCATTAAAGGATGAGCCCCAAGTCTTAAATCTTTCCAGTAATGATACAGATACTCAAAAAAGTCCAAATGGTCAAATAAATCGAAACAGTGGTCCAGAAACTAGTcaagataaaataaatatgccCCAAAAACCAAAAGGAAATCACTATGTTTTTGATTTGTCAACTTTAGaagaatatgaaaaattatttaaaaccTATATTGAagaatacaaaaaatatgttactAGTTCACTTAATGATATTCAAAAAcatttatatgataatatatggCCTACTTTAAATAAGGATTATAGTACTTATGCagattattataaaaattttaatataatggAATATCTTAAAGAAGTGGAAGCAAATGGACCACAAAAAATTGAAACATTAAAGGATAAGTTACCAAGTAAAGAGAATGGAGGAGAAGATATCCTTTCTTTACCAGATAGCGAAACACCAGAACTACAAAATACAAAAACACAAGATCCTCAAACACAAATTTCAAATGGTCAAGGAAATAATCATTCACAGGAGTCACTTTCTACACCAGAAATTGGCTCAACAAGTAGCGAAcaagaaaaaattttagATGTTTCCTCTAAGAAACAACTTAAATCATCAGATGATTATACCAATATAATGCCTAATATAGATGTTAAAACAGGATCCATTAGAGTCGATGTAGAAAAAGGCACATATGAAATAGGATTTCTAggaaatttatttaaaggGCAGAAATTAGTTGTATATTCAGTTATAGTTATTGCAATACTCGTTATTTTAGCAGTTATGTATAAG tATTTAGCATTTGGGCGGGGAAAAAAggcgaaaaaaaaaaaaaacatgaaaaaaatcataaaattgtgtgatgaaaataataccGAAATGTTGCAATACATTCATTGA
- a CDS encoding fam-a protein, with translation MSLQQCYKYNNFIFVHIKNMFIFINDSSEEIFKQNKHLLPTNPDESRKACKFMNDALKQLEHHATSKGHTNCGGIPSENIVFYKKNIKYNELLNELWDPDSNQYINKAYVKKKIVRVYSPNLVMIQQRCKKLPWSRQKYFYAIAAKFKISENKTIFVMASANIIDHNRKNKKYFENTIVESANLFQAEVDSEDEIRNGKIKKTFVNLSGYIVEKRKDHIYVIYIDSMSVGEHDSI, from the exons atGTCTTTGCAACAATGttataaatacaataactttatttttgtacacattaaaaatatgttcatttttatcaatgATAGTTCagaagaaatatttaaacaaaacaaaCACCTATTACCTACCAATCCCGATGAATCTAGAAAAGCGTGCAAATTTATGAATGACGCTTTAAAACAGTTAGAACATCATGCTACAAGTAAAGGTCATACAAATTGTGGTGGAATTCCTTCTGAGAATAtagttttttataaaaaaaatatcaag TATAATGAACTACTAAACGAGTTATGGGATCCCGATAGTAaccaatatataaataaagcCTATGTTAAAA aaaaaattgtCCGTGTGTACAGTCCAAATTTAGTAATGATACAACAACGTTGCAAAAAACTGCCGTGGTCTCGtcagaaatatttttatgcaaTAGCTGCAAAATTTAAA atatcagaaaataaaactatatTTGTCATGGCTTCAGCAAATATAATTGATCACAACcgtaaaaataaaaaatattttgaaaacaCAATAGTAGAAAGTGCAAATTTATTCCAAGCTGAAGTTGATTCTGAAGATGAGATTAGAAAcggaaaaataaaaaaaacgttTGTTAACTTAAGTGGATACATTgttgaaaaaagaaaggaCCATATTTATGTCATCTATATCGACTCTATGAGCG TTGGTGAACATGATTCCATTTAA
- a CDS encoding BIR protein: MNKDVCSNFIYLMTNLEYDSSNKKYQIIKDDHFKQYCSNQNCVNELEKISAGCLYLFNEFFKDSSVFNSVAKSNINIVDYIIIWLSYMLNLKENNDGTSNLTYFYTTNINNDKYTNTIDGVEGYTSYKDLIDKKKDLMDISNENMSKFYDAFKSLCEMYTEFDDTNKNCTKCSGKAKEFVEKYKNLNENSNNTEGSPYRKILSTLSNDYNNLKNKCDSFPTISEINTSTNTAKRPEQASAQASEVTLSSSSIGNKLIPVLSIFGAIAFFLGIGYKYSLFKSRKRSRKQHLREKVKNKEKLDN, from the exons ATGAATAAGGATGTg TGTAGTAACTTCATTTATCTAATGACGAATTTAGAATATGATTcaagtaataaaaaatatcaaattattaaagATGATCATTTCAAACAGTATTGTAGTAATCAAAATTGTGTTAATGAGCTCGAAAAAATTAGTGCTGgatgtttatatttgtttaatgAATTCTTTAAGGATTCTTCTGTCTTTAATTCTGTTGCAAAAAGTAACATCAATATTGTTGATTACATTATAATATGGTTAAGTTATATGTTAAACCTaaaggaaaataatgatgGAACCAGCAATCtaacttatttttatactacaaatataaataatgataagtATACTAATACTATAGATGGTGTAGAGGGGTATACTAGTTACAAGGATCttatagataaaaaaaaggattTGATGGATATTTctaatgaaaatatgtctaaattttatgatgCATTTAAATCATTATGTGAAATGTATACTGAATTTGATGACACCAATAAAAATTGCACAAAATGTTCGGGGAAAGCTAAAGAATTtgttgaaaaatataaaaatctGAATGAAAATTCTAATAATACTGAAGGCAGTccatatagaaaaatattgtcAACATTATCaaatgattataataatttaaaaaataaatgtgatAGTTTTCCAACCATTTCAGAGATAAACACATCAACAAATACTGCAAAAAGGCCTGAACAAGCTTCTGCACAAGCATCTGAAGTTACATTATCAAGTTCGTCGATAGGAAACAAATTAATTCCAGTTTTATCGATATTTGGTGCAatagcattttttttaggaaTTGGATATaag tattcattatttaagtCTCGAAAACGATCTCGAAAACAGCATTTAAGAGAAAaggtaaaaaataaagaaaaactggataattaa
- a CDS encoding BIR protein encodes MNVRVYYTLLFALQIKRVKRDNVRQMVIKLVLNFSDHHIRNLYKLLNELCTLITKYNQDRSIPEAYLEYANKCAETYKNLVTKVSAVKNYDSYCDVLSTLKSEYDKFKEENKDPECQLPEFDGIESCKDLCKQKKQKAEIDNNSGDGLVDGKVYIDGGSDDNQRNYEESRSGQGATNSVPGENDAQNTPGITFDIGRSVFTSVLNRTFNFAETYKEKIINISKGIPGVYNKTLNNIKNGFSKSINFFNEIIGSIRSSSKKVEISGDSGDKRHGLEGTRDKSPTSNDSPSPQETPSKTSSPSSSTEQTKTSESSQGPSEKKNCDKKSQEPQAPVPKSVFKLKNPITEVTGNGTKGIDVNILKRYKPIGVSIIMFLIPITLLILYKYFSFGWRKELKKKKNMKKVINMFGVNEATKRVINTTDRKKQVQIIINSSTQKKQNKKFTNSSTQKKQDERLTNSSTQKKQDERLTNSSTQKKQDERLTNSSTQKKQDERLTNSSTQKKQDEKLTNLSTQKKRNKKLKNSSTQKKQDERLTNSSTQKKKTKQFINSIYWEKYPLLNIHKLMKTDSVPFVILFLFIFYVYKKKGYCLE; translated from the exons ATGAATGTTCGGGTGTATTATACACTGCTTTTTGCCCTACAAATAAAGAGGGTCAAAAGGGACAATGTGCGACAAATGGTGATAAAATTAGTGCTGA ATTTTAGTGATCACCATATACGTAATCTATATAAATTACTTAATGAATTATGTACTCTAATTACTAAATATAACCAAGATAGATCAATTCCAGAAGCATATTTAGAATATGCTAATAAATGTGCtgaaacatataaaaatctTGTTACGAAAGTCTCTGCGGTTAAAAATTACGATTCATATTGTGATGTGCTGTCTACTTTAAAAAGtgaatatgataaatttaaagaagaaaataaagatcCAGAATGTCAACTTCCTGAATTTGATGGAATAGAAAGTTGTAAGGATTTAtgtaaacaaaaaaaacaaaaagcagagattgataataattcaGGAGATGGACTGGTTGATGGGAAAGTGTATATAGATGGAGGATCAGATGATAATCAAAGAAATTATGAAGAATCAAGAAGTGGACAAGGTGCTACAAATAGTGTTCCAGGAGAAAATGACGCTCAAAATACACCAGGAATAACTTTTGATATTGGTCGGTCCGTTTTTACGAGCGTATTAAATAGAACTTTCAATTTTGCTGAAACATAtaaggaaaaaattataaatatctCTAAAGGAATCCCTggtgtatataataaaacattaaataatataaaaaatggttTCAGTAAatctattaatttttttaatgaaattatTGGGAGTATAAGATCCAGCTCTAAAAAAGTAGAAATATCTGGTGATTCAGGCGATAAAAGACATGGATTAGAAGGCACAAGGGATAAATCGCCCACATCTAATGACTCACCATCGCCTCAAGAAACTCCATCTAAAACTTCATCACCATCAAGTTCTACGGAACAAACTAAAACATCAGAATCGTCTCAGGGCCCatctgaaaaaaaaaattgtgataaaaaaagtCAAGAACCTCAAGCACCAGTGCCCAAATCAGTGTTTAAACTAAAAAATCCAATAACCGAAGTAACAGGGAATGGAACAAAAGGAATAGATGTTAATATACTCAAAAGATACAAACCAATTGGAGTTTCAATtataatgtttttaataCCCATTactttattaattttatacaag tatttttcatttggATGGAGAAAGGaattgaagaaaaaaaaaaacatgaaaaaggttataaatatgtttggTGTAAATGAAGCGACAAAAAGAGTTATAAACACAACTGATCGAAAAAAACAAGtgcaaataattataaattcatctactcaaaaaaaacagaatAAAAAGTTTACAAATTCATCTACTCAAAAAAAGCAGGATGAAAGACTTACAAATTCATCTACTCAAAAAAAGCAGGATGAAAGACTTACAAATTCATCTACTCAAAAAAAGCAGGATGAAAGACTTACAAATTCATCTACTCAAAAAAAGCAGGATGAAAGACTTACAAATTCATCTACTCAAAAAAAGCAGGATGAAAAGCTTACAAATTTATCTACTCAAAAAAAGCGGAATAAAAAGCTTAAAAATTCATCTACTCAAAAAAAGCAAGATGAAAGACTTACAAATTCATCTActcaaaaaaagaagacTAAACAGTTTATAAATTCCATTTATTGGGAAAAATATccattattaaatatacataaactTATGAAGACCGATTCTGTACcatttgttattttatttttgtttattttttatgtttataaaaaaaaaggctATTGTttagaataa
- a CDS encoding fam-b protein, with protein sequence MQDASLDINDFYDSSLSILDKYNDGNYDGEENIYTKQIINFHQTNFEYSDTSSKLKDIEDVREFINEITSELEISKKENDNNREYEIAVEQNIDKRLVKKDIDLLISSCENLKELKHSEHILDIDVNNFEKKYNEVISGNNYNIVKCNSKFDETFKRLVKNHALLFPVVLLCLISGGFAIPFVILSVHKTGYSINKLFKLIKILKKRSKYKIKKLKTKHVKQPESSIKEPTDGSNNITSGQGTEHHPSAINVKEDIWK encoded by the coding sequence ATGCAAGACGCCAGTTTAGACATAAATGATTTTTATGATTCAAGTTTGAGCATTTTGGATAAGTATAATGACGGCAATTATGATGGAGAAGAAAACATATATactaaacaaattataaactTTCACCAAAcaaattttgaatatagTGATACATCATCCaaattaaaagatataGAGGATGTGAGAGAATTCATTAATGAAATTACGAGCGAGTTAGAAATATcgaaaaaagaaaacgaTAATAATAGGGAATATGAAATAGCAGTGGAACAAAATATAGACAAAAGGCTAGTAAAAAAGGATATAGATCTCCTTATATCAAGTtgtgaaaatttaaaagaacTGAAACATAGTGAACATATCTTGGATATAGATGTTAATAactttgaaaaaaaatataatgaagtTATTTCAggaaataattataatatagtCAAGTGTAATTCAAAATTTGATGAAACGTTCAAACGTTTAGTGAAGAATCATGCATTACTCTTTCCAGTTGTATTATTGTGTTTAATTTCAGGAGGATTCGCAATTCcatttgttattttatcaGTACATAAAACGGGATACAGCATTAATAAGCTGTTTAAACTCATAAAGATACTCAAAAAAAGAtcgaaatataaaataaaaaaattgaagaCCAAACACGTAAAACAACCAGAGTCATCTATTAAAGAGCCCACAGACGGTTCCAACAATATAACATCTGGTCAAGGAACTGAACATCACCCTTCTGCaataaatgtaaaagaAGATATATGGAAATAG
- a CDS encoding BIR protein, translating to MSFKLCDIIKAIDNFSNNPEIQGGRNSIGYSKYYCPDNNCDTDVKKVISTFIFLVTLLNGADNYENLEIDKMVEYAILWLSYKLNQKIQNGTTKLHDFYTKHIKTNSKYNEHITNDFKINQSVIENKIKSMNMNIKDISNFYDPFKSLCNMYIEVDASNRCMTCLKNAGAFFENCEKLKNTLDITKGSSYSQLWYSLSNDYDKFKDKYNSVKCSDVPSLVACPPSPVTKNTLISTAIIFFAASILLGVYYKHSLFGFRRKVQKNLRKKLKSLRRKWIISI from the exons atgTCTTTTAAActg TGTGATATAATTAAAGCGattgataatttttctaataatCCGGAAATCCAAGGAGGACGTAATTCTATTGGTTATTCTAAGTATTATTGCCCTGATAATAACTGTGATACTGATGTCAAAAAAGTTATTTCtacttttatattcttAGTAACTTTATTGAATGGTGCtgataattatgaaaatttagAGATTGATAAAATGGTTGAATATGCTATTTTATGGTTAAGTTATAAActaaatcaaaaaatacaaaatggAACCACTAAATTACACGATTTTTATActaaacatataaaaacaaatagtaaatataatgagCATATAACTAATGATTTTAAGATTAATCAGAGTgttatagaaaataaaataaaatcgatgaatatgaatattaaagatatatctaatttttatgatcCATTTAAATCATTATGTAACATGTATATTGAAGTTGATGCAAGCAACCGATGCATGAcatgtttaaaaaatgctGGAGCATTTTTTGAAAACTGTGAAAAACTTAAAAATACTTTGGATATTACTAAAGGAAGTTCTTATTCACAACTATGGTATAGTTTATCAAATGattatgataaatttaaagataaatataatagtgTTAAGTGTAGTGATGTCCCATCACTTGTAGCTTGTCCACCAAGTCCAgtaacaaaaaatacacTAATTTCAACtgcaattatattttttgcagCATCAATTTTATTGGGAGTTTATTATaag cATTCGTTATTTGGATTTCGGAGAAAagttcaaaaaaatttaagaaaaaagCTAAAATCATTAAGAAGAAAATGGATAATTAGTATATGA
- a CDS encoding BIR protein: MNKKVCEKFMNIWEDFPDTLTNDGKYQFKDKTFLNSYCFNNECDTDLQKMNAVFFYLVNEFFGPSGVFKNIAKSNINAVEYIIIWLSHMLNLRDNTGNILTNFYNIYIKNQEKYKNTINGEGCSNYDDLIYKKNELMNITNEKLSKFYAPFKLLCEMYSAFDENKKDCTNCSGKAQEFVGKYKNLKEDSSITNDSSCNKILSTLSNDYNNLKNKCSNIPSLPDIKTAQNHVQSSKRIPEHTSATNSVQTSEQNYELISAQNSEITSSSSSIGNKLFTVLSIFGAIAFLLGISYKYSLFGFRKRAQKQYLREKIKNIKKRMNY; this comes from the exons ATGAATAAGAAAGTG TGTGAAAagtttatgaatatatggGAGGATTTCCCCGATACATTGACCAATGATGGAAAGTATCAATTTAAAGATAaaacttttttaaatagttATTGTTTTAACAATGAATGTGATACTGATCTCCAAAAAATGAATgctgtatttttttatttggttAATGAATTCTTTGGGCCTTCTGGTGTGTTTAAGAATATTGCAAAAAGCAATATCAATGCTGTTGAATACATTATCATATGGTTAAGTCATATGTTAAACCTAAGGGATAACACAGGAAACATTctaacaaatttttataatatatatataaaaaatcaagaaaagtataaaaatactatAAATGGTGAAGGTTGTAGTAATTATGATGatcttatatataaaaaaaatgaattgaTGAATATTACTAATGAAAAATTGTCCAAATTTTATGCtccatttaaattattatgtgaAATGTATTCTGCATTTGATGAAAACAAGAAAGATTGCACAAACTGTTCGGGAAAAGCTCAAGAATTTGTtggtaaatataaaaatctTAAAGAAGATTCTAGTATTACTAATGATAGTTCctgtaataaaatattgtcTACATTATCaaatgattataataatttaaaaaataaatgtagcAATATTCCATCTCTTCCAGATATAAAAACAGCACAAAATCATGTACAAAGTTCTAAACGAATCCCTGAACATACTTCTGCAACTAATTCTGTACAAACTTCTgaacaaaattatgaacTAATTTCTGCACAAAATTCTGAAATTACATCATCAAGTTCGTCGATAggaaacaaattatttacagTTTTATCAATATTTGGTGCAATAGCATTTTTGTTGGGAATTTCTTATAAG tattcATTATTTGGATTTCGGAAACGAGCtcaaaaacaatatttaagagaaaaaataaaaaatataaagaagagaatgaattattaa
- a CDS encoding BIR protein codes for MNDDLCSSFVVLRYYIPEELTDTAKRNFHNDSDFKKYCPNENCNTDLEKITIGFLWLLGQYFTKYPNKGHNVNDIKPFFLYIILWLSYKLNQNQEHKTTQINDFYTEHVINNDKYSNFINDSSKFTNLNEFIGGQKDLLKINIKDLSKFYNASKLICSMYGNVATNTNDATLSNNATSFVNKYTELNNIYNNEGVPHSQILSALSTDYNNLKNKCKNCPSLPEISTPQITIKDPKQTTVIRYENNFEQISAQTPRVTSSSPIGNKLFTVLSIFGAIAFFLGIFYKYSLFGFRKRAQKQYLREKIKNIKKRMNH; via the exons ATGAATGATGATCTA TGTTCAAGCTTTGTTGTTTTGAGATATTATATACCCGAAGAATTAACCGATACTGCAAAACGCAATTTTCATAATGATTCGGATTTCAAAAAGTACTGCCCCAATGAAAACTGCAATACTGATCTCGAAAAAATTACGATTGGATTTTTATGGTTACTTGGACAATATTTTACTAAATACCCAAATAAAGGTCATAATGTAAATGATATTAAAccattttttctatatattattttatggtTAAGTTACAAATTAAATCAAAACCAGGAGCACAAAACTACCcaaataaatgatttttatactgaacatgtaataaataatgataagtatagtaattttataaatgattCCAGTAAATTTACAAATCTTAATGAATTCATAGGTGGACAAAAAGATTTGTTGAAgattaatattaaagatctttctaaattttataatgcATCCAAATTAATATGTAGTATGTATGGTAATGTTGCAACAAATACAAATGACGCCACCCTGTCAAATAATGCTACTAGTTTTGTTAACAAATATACAGAGctaaacaatatatataataatgaaggTGTCCCACATAGTCAAATATTGTCTGCTTTATCAActgattataataatttaaaaaataaatgtaaaaattgTCCATCCCTTCCAGAGATAAGTACACCACAAATTACTATAAAAGATCCTAAACAAACTACTGTAATAagatatgaaaataattttgaacaAATTTCTGCACAAACACCTAGAGTTACATCAAGTTCGCCGATAggaaacaaattatttacagTTTTATCGATATTTGGTGCAatagcattttttttaggaaTCTTCTATaag tattcGTTATTTGGATTTCGGAAACGAGCtcaaaaacaatatttaagagaaaaaataaaaaatataaagaagagaatgaatcattaa
- a CDS encoding BIR protein, giving the protein MNKDVCSNFLYLTTNLKYDSSNKNYQIINGDHLKKHCDNENCGSDLEKISAGCLYFFNEFFGSSSVFESVAKNNINIVDYIIIWLSYMLNLKENEGSESLTYFNNIYINNDKYKNSIIYIKDYNNYKDLIDKNHDLTKVDIKDISKFYDSFILLCEMYTAFDEDTSNCTKCSEKANQFVQKYKELNNNKGSSYNKILSTLSTDYNNLKNKCSNIASFPEINTSTNIEKSPEQASVQNSTQTSEVTSLSSSIGNKLIPVLSIFGAIAFFLGIGYKYSLFKSRKRSRKQHLRERPKK; this is encoded by the exons ATGAATAAGGATGTg TGTAGTAACTTCCTTTATCTAACGAcgaatttaaaatatgattcgagtaataaaaactatcaaattattaatgGTGATCATTTGAAAAAGCATTGTGATAACGAAAATTGTGGGAGTGATCTCGAAAAAATTAGTGCTggatgtttatatttttttaatgaattcTTTGGGAGTTCTTCTGTGTTTGAGTCGGttgcaaaaaataacatcAATATTGTTGATTACATTATAATATGGTTAAGTTATATGTTAAACCTAAAGGAAAATGAAGGAAGCGAAAGTCTAacttattttaataatatatatataaataatgataagtataaaaattctataatttatattaaggattataataattataaggATCTTATAGATAAAAATCATGATTTGACGAAAGTGGATATTAAAGATATatctaaattttatgattcttttatattattatgtgaAATGTATACTGCATTTGATGAGGACACGTCAAATTGCACAAAATGTTCGGAAAAAGCTAATCAATTtgttcaaaaatataaagaacttaataataataaaggcAGTTcctataataaaatattgtcTACATTATCAActgattataataatttaaaaaataaatgtagcAATATTGCATCTTTTCCAGAGATAAACACATCAacaaatattgaaaaaagtCCTGAACAAGCTTCTGTACAAAATTCTACACAAACATCTGAAGTTACATCATTAAGTTCGTCGATAGGAAACAAATTAATTCCAGTTTTATCGATATTTGGTGCAatagcattttttttaggaaTTGGATATaag tattcattatttaagtCTCGAAAACGATCTCGAAAACAGCATTTAAGAGAAAGgccaaaaaaataa
- a CDS encoding BIR protein, with protein sequence MNKKVCEKFMNIWEDFPDTLTNDRKYQFKDKTFLNSYCGSYSCDTDLQKMNAVFFYLVNEFFGPSGVFKNNEKSNINAVEYIIIWLSHMLNLKDSTGNILTNFYKIYIKNQEKYKNTINGVEGCNNYDDLIYKKNELMNITNEKLSKFYAPFKSLCNMYNEFNENKKDCTNCLNDAKEFVENFNELNKDYNNGKDSPYNQLLSTLSTDYDNLKNKCNGNSSFPTIDKPNITPKCPEQTSEQNSEQIHVNISTKNSEQTHVNISTKNYEQNLSSAVISEDAPLSSSITNKLISVLSIFGAIAFLLGISYKYSLFGFRKRDKEQYLREKIKKVKKKMNH encoded by the exons ATGAATAAGAAAGTG TGTGAAAagtttatgaatatatggGAGGATTTCCCCGATACATTGACCAATGATAGAAAGTATCAATTTAAagataaaacatttttaaatagttATTGTGGTAGTTATAGTTGTGATACTGATCTCCAAAAAATGAATgctgtatttttttatttggttAATGAATTCTTTGGGCCTTCTGGTGTGTTTAagaataatgaaaaaagtaatatCAATGCTGTTGAATACATTATCATATGGTTAAGTCATATGTTAAACCTAAAGGATAGCACAGGAAACATTctaacaaatttttataaaatatatataaaaaatcaagaaaagtataaaaatactatAAATGGTGTTGAAGGttgtaataattatgatgatcttatatataaaaaaaatgaattgaTGAATATTACTAATGAAAAATTGTCTAAATTTTATGCTCCATTTAAATCATTATGTAACATGtataatgaatttaatGAAAACAAGAAAGATTGCACAAACTGTTTGAATGATGCTAAAGAATTtgttgaaaattttaatgaacTTAATAAAGATTATAATAATGGTAAAGACAGTCCCTATAATCAATTATTGTCTACTTTATCAACTGattatgataatttaaaaaataaatgtaacGGTAATTCATCCTTTCCAACTATAGACAAACCAAATATTACTCCAAAATGTCCTGAACAAACTTCTGAACAAAATTCTGAACAAATTCatgtaaatatttctaCAAAAAATTCTGAACAAACTCatgtaaatatttctacaaaaaattatgaacaaaatttaaGTTCTGCAGTAATTTCTGAAGATGCACCATTAAGTTCGTCGATaacaaacaaattaatttcAGTTTTATCGATATTTGGTGCAATAGCATTTCTTTTAGGAATTTCTTATaag tattcGTTATTTGGATTTCGGAAACGAGATAAAGAACAATATTtaagagaaaaaattaaaaaagtaaagaagaaaatgaatcattaa